Proteins found in one Desulfovibrio gilichinskyi genomic segment:
- a CDS encoding ABC transporter ATP-binding protein yields the protein MITVQNLSAGYGKREVLQGMNLSFPAGSMTAVLGPNGSGKTTLVSSLSGVLCPISGKVEIAGKNVRDYRPRELAGIMAVLPQKVEPAFGLTVKSMVMMGRYAHGSGFFGYDSEDEDICGEAIRMIGINHLIDRPVSELSGGEFQRVLMARTVSQQAKIMVLDEAASGVDVAGKIELFDMLKKMNRQGATIICVIHDLNLAALYFDRLVFLSNGKVKLDGSPAEVVTKDNISNVYKTSVSIVEHPQLGVPQVLFSPSGDYSC from the coding sequence ATGATTACCGTTCAGAATCTTTCTGCCGGATATGGAAAGCGGGAAGTTCTTCAAGGTATGAATTTAAGCTTTCCAGCCGGATCAATGACTGCTGTGCTCGGTCCTAACGGAAGCGGCAAAACTACTCTAGTTTCATCTCTTTCAGGAGTGTTATGTCCGATTTCGGGAAAAGTTGAGATTGCCGGGAAAAATGTACGTGATTATCGTCCCCGTGAGCTTGCAGGGATAATGGCAGTTCTGCCGCAGAAGGTTGAACCTGCATTTGGTTTAACGGTTAAGTCCATGGTTATGATGGGCCGATATGCGCACGGTTCGGGCTTTTTCGGTTATGATAGTGAAGACGAAGATATCTGCGGTGAAGCCATAAGAATGATAGGTATCAATCATTTGATTGATCGGCCCGTGTCTGAGCTTTCAGGCGGGGAATTTCAACGGGTTTTGATGGCTCGCACTGTATCGCAGCAGGCAAAAATAATGGTCCTTGATGAGGCTGCATCTGGCGTTGATGTTGCCGGAAAAATCGAACTTTTTGATATGCTTAAAAAAATGAATCGGCAGGGCGCAACTATAATTTGTGTAATTCATGACTTGAATCTTGCCGCGCTTTATTTTGATCGTTTGGTCTTTTTATCAAACGGTAAAGTAAAGCTTGACGGCTCGCCTGCTGAAGTCGTTACAAAGGATAATATTTCAAATGTTTATAAGACATCTGTTTCAATTGTCGAACATCCGCAACTCGGTGTTCCTCAAGTTCTTTTTTCTCCTTCTGGCGATTATTCCTGCTAA
- a CDS encoding ABC transporter substrate-binding protein: MFIRHLFQLSNIRNSVFLKFFFLLLAIIPANSVFAGVSVTDDFGNKVVLKAPAKRIIALYGAFNEILFAMDLGDTIVARTSGDDYPAQIIKLPSIGTHMRPNPELIVALNPDLVLQMAGRPQAESALEPIKERGIPTAMFTVTSFNDLYALINKIGILTGEPERADKLINSMASRLDKVNERFSTVKDKPRVFFEIRYPNLLAAGQGSIVSDIIDKAGGVNCVQNSKKIVRMGEEEVFRLDPENYVYQSGRMNQSPVVPADRDHFKMIKAVRLGKVLKVDESVFSRPGPRNVDAVETLADFLYSKN; encoded by the coding sequence ATGTTTATAAGACATCTGTTTCAATTGTCGAACATCCGCAACTCGGTGTTCCTCAAGTTCTTTTTTCTCCTTCTGGCGATTATTCCTGCTAATTCTGTTTTTGCAGGAGTTTCTGTAACTGATGATTTTGGAAACAAAGTTGTTCTGAAAGCTCCTGCTAAACGGATTATCGCTTTGTACGGCGCATTTAATGAGATCCTTTTTGCTATGGATTTAGGTGACACAATTGTTGCTCGTACTTCCGGTGATGATTATCCGGCGCAGATTATAAAATTGCCCTCGATCGGAACTCATATGCGGCCTAATCCTGAGCTTATTGTCGCGCTTAATCCCGATCTTGTTTTACAAATGGCGGGAAGGCCTCAGGCAGAGTCAGCCCTTGAGCCGATAAAGGAACGCGGAATTCCGACCGCAATGTTTACGGTTACATCGTTTAATGATCTTTACGCTTTGATAAATAAAATCGGTATATTAACAGGTGAACCTGAGCGGGCAGACAAACTTATAAATTCAATGGCTTCCAGACTTGATAAGGTTAATGAAAGATTTAGCACTGTAAAAGATAAGCCTAGAGTTTTTTTTGAGATTCGTTATCCGAATCTTTTGGCTGCCGGACAAGGTTCAATCGTATCCGATATAATTGATAAGGCCGGCGGCGTTAATTGCGTGCAGAATTCCAAGAAGATTGTACGCATGGGAGAAGAGGAGGTTTTTCGTCTTGATCCTGAAAATTACGTTTATCAATCAGGAAGGATGAATCAATCTCCGGTTGTTCCGGCGGATAGAGATCATTTTAAAATGATTAAAGCTGTGCGGCTTGGAAAAGTTTTAAAGGTTGATGAATCAGTTTTTTCGCGTCCCGGACCGCGTAATGTGGACGCAGTCGAAACTTTAGCTGACTTTTTATATAGTAAAAATTAA
- the cobI gene encoding precorrin-2 C(20)-methyltransferase, translating to MSNYGKIYGIGVGPGDSDLLTVRAVKLLGQVDVVFAASSTKNDFSHSLSIASEYLHEGCEIVRLGYPMTRDKAKLQEAWEENGKIAAKYLSEGKNAAFLTLGDPLIYSTFGYMLRTLRKHYPEVEVEVVPGITSYQAAAAKSCQVLVESGQNLLLTSGVADADEFAHTISKAHNAIILKAYRNFPQLRNVVKKLNNVDVKFYTRLGLEGEAIYDDIDAVPDKTHYLSLMLLTASDND from the coding sequence ATGAGTAATTACGGTAAAATATATGGCATAGGTGTCGGCCCCGGTGATTCAGATTTGTTGACAGTGCGGGCGGTTAAGCTTCTTGGACAGGTTGATGTTGTTTTTGCTGCGTCTTCAACAAAAAATGATTTTTCGCATTCGCTCAGCATTGCGTCCGAGTATCTGCACGAAGGGTGCGAGATTGTGAGACTGGGATACCCGATGACTCGCGATAAAGCCAAGTTGCAGGAAGCGTGGGAAGAAAACGGTAAGATCGCGGCTAAATATTTAAGTGAAGGTAAAAACGCTGCGTTTCTGACTCTTGGTGATCCTCTGATTTATTCTACCTTCGGGTACATGCTTCGCACCTTAAGAAAACATTATCCAGAAGTTGAAGTTGAAGTTGTTCCTGGAATTACTTCGTATCAGGCGGCAGCTGCAAAATCATGTCAGGTCCTTGTTGAATCGGGGCAGAATTTATTGCTGACTTCCGGCGTAGCGGATGCGGATGAGTTTGCCCATACCATTTCAAAAGCTCATAATGCCATTATTTTAAAAGCATATCGCAATTTTCCGCAGCTGCGTAATGTTGTTAAAAAACTAAATAATGTTGATGTTAAATTTTATACCCGTCTTGGACTTGAAGGCGAAGCCATATATGATGATATAGACGCCGTACCCGACAAGACGCATTATCTCTCGCTGATGCTACTCACAGCGTCTGATAATGATTAA
- a CDS encoding GIY-YIG nuclease family protein, translated as MKTWYVYLLRCNDNSLYCGVTTDPARRLEEHNNGGKKGAKYTRSRRPVEIEAAEPLPNKTSAYKLEYAVKQKPSTQKAAFLRKTALKMRSEFKQEDESSQNN; from the coding sequence ATGAAAACATGGTATGTCTATTTACTTCGTTGTAATGACAATTCACTTTACTGCGGGGTCACCACTGACCCGGCACGCAGGCTTGAAGAGCACAACAACGGCGGCAAAAAAGGTGCAAAATATACTCGTTCACGCAGACCTGTAGAAATAGAAGCGGCTGAACCTCTGCCGAACAAAACATCAGCTTACAAACTGGAATACGCAGTAAAGCAAAAGCCATCTACGCAAAAAGCTGCCTTCCTAAGGAAAACAGCTTTAAAGATGCGTAGTGAATTTAAGCAGGAAGATGAATCATCTCAAAACAATTAA
- a CDS encoding ABC-F family ATP-binding cassette domain-containing protein, which produces MPKVTISSLEKSYNGEDLFSDLTFEVIAGMRLAVTGPNGCGKSTLLKLVAGKIDPDSGVIAISKNARVGYVAQEFTEEDLDHGLLSWVLAALPSWNSLWEEWEKAASTNDQALIERLSQRQADLEHQFGYNPEHKARTILTGLGFSEHNMLSKIAELSGGWRERAKLGRVLLQGADILLLDEPTNHLDLEAVEWLESYLLSFRGAVIYVAHDRIFLDRVGTHVLYLGSGKAVVRRGSFSQFIEWRAENSLQRSREAAKLTAKIDNEYSYIRRFKAQARKAAQAQSKMKKVSKLEDDLSKIQDETESNRAGRALAFRMPPTARGDKAPITVVDLEFSYDGKPPSLWPLLNFQLFRGTKVALAAPNGAGKSTLLKVILGTLEANAGYARIGPNTSLAYFSQHQSEILRTEATALSEIRRLCDPDTTEEQLKGVLGLFLLGESYFDRPVSALSGGEKNRLILASLFLSRANLLILDEPTNHLDLESREGLIQALKDYDGTIFFVAHDRYLLGEVAEEIWSLTDTGIEVFQSFADYDAHRKEMLAGGGSSSDSKTSDSDYKPEKRKLTKEEKRRQADIRNNLYKDLKPRLAKYEKLEKELEKVLEELAEMEEKLNDPELYNDSGAAIELNSKYSEASSWSESLMEDMAVLEKEIAEIEERKKQLMDED; this is translated from the coding sequence ATGCCTAAAGTTACTATTTCATCTCTCGAGAAATCATATAACGGAGAAGACCTCTTCAGCGATCTTACTTTTGAAGTTATTGCGGGAATGCGTCTTGCCGTAACCGGCCCTAACGGGTGCGGTAAATCTACTCTTCTCAAACTTGTTGCCGGAAAAATCGATCCTGATTCCGGTGTTATTGCTATCTCTAAGAACGCCAGAGTCGGTTATGTTGCTCAGGAATTTACTGAGGAAGACCTTGACCATGGTCTTTTAAGCTGGGTGCTTGCCGCGCTGCCTTCATGGAATTCCTTATGGGAAGAATGGGAAAAAGCCGCCAGTACCAATGATCAGGCGTTAATAGAAAGGCTTTCACAGCGTCAGGCCGACCTTGAACACCAGTTCGGATATAATCCGGAGCATAAAGCCCGTACAATTTTGACCGGACTCGGTTTTTCAGAGCATAATATGCTCAGTAAAATCGCAGAACTGAGTGGTGGATGGCGTGAGCGCGCCAAGCTCGGGCGGGTACTTTTGCAGGGCGCAGATATTTTACTGCTTGATGAACCTACCAACCATCTTGACCTTGAAGCGGTTGAGTGGCTTGAAAGTTACCTTTTGTCATTTAGAGGTGCGGTTATATACGTAGCCCATGATCGTATTTTTCTTGATCGTGTCGGTACACATGTTTTGTATCTTGGATCCGGCAAAGCTGTTGTGAGACGCGGTTCCTTCTCGCAGTTTATTGAATGGCGCGCGGAAAATTCTTTGCAGCGTTCGCGCGAAGCTGCAAAATTGACTGCTAAAATTGATAACGAATATTCATATATTCGTCGCTTTAAGGCTCAGGCTAGAAAGGCTGCGCAGGCCCAGTCTAAAATGAAAAAAGTCAGCAAACTTGAAGACGATCTGTCCAAGATTCAAGATGAAACTGAGAGCAATCGCGCCGGAAGGGCGCTTGCTTTTCGTATGCCTCCAACTGCTCGCGGTGATAAGGCTCCGATAACCGTTGTTGACCTAGAATTTTCATATGACGGAAAACCGCCATCCTTGTGGCCGTTATTAAATTTTCAGCTGTTCCGCGGAACTAAAGTTGCTTTGGCAGCTCCTAACGGAGCCGGTAAATCAACTTTGCTCAAGGTTATTCTCGGAACTCTTGAAGCTAATGCGGGTTACGCAAGGATCGGCCCCAATACCAGCCTTGCATATTTCAGCCAGCATCAAAGTGAAATTCTCAGAACCGAAGCAACTGCGTTGTCGGAAATAAGACGTTTATGCGACCCGGATACCACAGAAGAACAGCTTAAGGGCGTTTTGGGACTCTTTCTTCTAGGAGAATCTTATTTCGACCGTCCGGTCTCAGCTCTTTCCGGAGGTGAGAAAAACAGGCTTATACTTGCAAGTTTATTTCTTTCAAGGGCGAACCTGCTTATTCTCGATGAACCTACCAACCATCTGGACCTTGAAAGTCGCGAAGGATTGATTCAGGCTCTTAAGGATTATGACGGGACTATATTCTTTGTAGCTCATGACCGTTATTTGCTTGGGGAAGTTGCAGAAGAGATCTGGTCGCTGACTGATACAGGTATTGAGGTCTTTCAGTCTTTTGCAGATTATGATGCCCACCGCAAGGAGATGCTTGCCGGTGGTGGCAGCAGTTCTGATTCAAAAACTTCAGACAGTGATTATAAACCTGAAAAGCGTAAACTGACTAAAGAAGAAAAACGTCGTCAGGCAGATATTAGAAATAATTTATATAAAGATTTGAAGCCGCGTCTTGCAAAGTACGAAAAGTTAGAGAAAGAGCTTGAAAAAGTTCTTGAAGAACTGGCGGAAATGGAAGAAAAGTTAAACGACCCTGAATTATATAACGACAGCGGCGCGGCTATTGAACTTAATTCTAAGTATTCCGAAGCCTCATCATGGTCTGAAAGTTTGATGGAAGACATGGCTGTTCTTGAAAAAGAAATCGCTGAGATTGAAGAGCGCAAAAAGCAGCTTATGGATGAGGATTAG
- a CDS encoding (deoxy)nucleoside triphosphate pyrophosphohydrolase yields the protein MVARNPVSVVAGIVWKNGLFLSAERPKGKDYENFWEFPGGKVEKGESLSEALVRELQEELGITPLKFDFWMEKIVDYPEYTVKLSFFDIWEFSGDVTSMENQLFDWFDLNNVVDVKFLPVNYEILELLKERDLG from the coding sequence ATGGTTGCTCGGAATCCTGTTTCTGTTGTTGCCGGAATTGTTTGGAAAAATGGTTTATTTCTTTCGGCTGAACGGCCGAAAGGCAAAGATTACGAAAACTTTTGGGAATTCCCCGGCGGCAAAGTGGAAAAGGGAGAATCTCTTTCTGAAGCTCTTGTCCGTGAATTACAGGAAGAACTGGGAATTACACCTTTAAAATTTGATTTCTGGATGGAAAAGATAGTTGATTATCCAGAGTATACTGTAAAATTAAGCTTTTTTGATATATGGGAATTTTCAGGAGATGTTACATCAATGGAAAATCAGTTGTTTGACTGGTTTGATCTTAATAATGTAGTTGATGTAAAGTTTTTACCTGTTAATTATGAGATTCTTGAATTACTTAAAGAAAGAGATCTGGGATAA
- a CDS encoding methylenetetrahydrofolate reductase: MKIVDLIKEKKPFLSLEFFPPKDKESWPAFFEVVEKLKVLNPLFASVTYGAGGGTQSNSLEIVKKMKQDMGIEPLAHLTCVGASPENISYFINSLREAGVENILALRGDAPADDANFDFSKQAFKQGSDLVTYVNENHPGMGIAVAGYPEAHLESPSIKEDFKWMKYKVDEGGELIITQLFFDNRVYFDFCDRLSQMGINVPVVPGVLPIMSLKSAKFILSLCGAAIPGKYLSALEKAHAEGGDDAVYRLGIDYATKQAQGLLDGGAPGVHLYTLNRAKACLEIGQALKF; this comes from the coding sequence ATGAAAATTGTAGATTTGATCAAAGAAAAAAAACCGTTTCTTTCTTTAGAATTTTTTCCGCCTAAGGATAAAGAGTCATGGCCTGCTTTTTTTGAAGTTGTTGAAAAGTTAAAGGTGCTGAATCCTCTTTTTGCATCTGTAACTTATGGCGCAGGTGGCGGCACTCAAAGTAATTCCCTTGAAATTGTTAAGAAGATGAAGCAGGATATGGGAATTGAGCCTTTGGCTCATTTAACATGCGTTGGTGCAAGCCCTGAAAATATAAGCTATTTCATTAATTCATTGCGTGAAGCAGGGGTAGAAAACATTCTCGCGCTACGCGGTGATGCTCCTGCTGATGATGCTAATTTTGATTTTAGCAAACAGGCGTTTAAGCAGGGCTCTGATTTAGTCACTTACGTAAACGAGAACCATCCGGGCATGGGAATCGCTGTTGCGGGATATCCTGAAGCTCACCTTGAATCTCCTTCAATTAAAGAAGATTTTAAGTGGATGAAATATAAAGTTGATGAGGGCGGGGAATTAATCATTACTCAGCTCTTTTTCGATAACAGGGTTTATTTTGATTTTTGTGACAGGCTTTCCCAGATGGGTATTAATGTTCCGGTTGTTCCGGGTGTTTTGCCTATTATGAGCCTTAAGTCAGCTAAATTTATTCTTTCTTTATGCGGCGCGGCTATTCCCGGTAAATACCTAAGCGCGCTTGAAAAAGCGCACGCTGAAGGCGGGGATGATGCGGTTTATCGCCTTGGAATAGATTACGCCACAAAGCAGGCTCAGGGGCTTCTTGATGGAGGGGCTCCGGGGGTGCATTTGTATACCTTGAACAGAGCGAAAGCATGTCTTGAAATCGGACAGGCTTTGAAATTTTAA
- a CDS encoding aspartate-semialdehyde dehydrogenase encodes MSTKNPRVAVVGATGAVGREMLKVLEQRNFPASEVVPFSSIRSAGTKVPYKDDELIVRELKEDSFEGFDIALFSAGGSTSEKFAPLAVKAGCVVIDNSNAWRMDPKVPLVVPEVNPDDLDWHPGIIANPNCSTIQLVVALKPIHDEAKIKRIVVSTYQAVSGTGQKAINELETQVTRLFNGKEIVSDVYPHQIAFNCLPQIDIFLENGYTKEEMKMVNETKKIMGDDSIKLTATTVRVPVFYCHSESVNIETVEKLTVRDCRNILASAPGVTVIDYPEKGQYPMAIDCAGEDDVFVGRIREDETIENGINMWVVSDNIRKGAALNTVQIAETLIARNLVRVA; translated from the coding sequence ATGAGTACTAAGAATCCTAGAGTTGCTGTTGTCGGTGCTACAGGCGCGGTCGGTCGCGAAATGCTCAAAGTCCTTGAGCAGAGAAATTTTCCCGCATCTGAAGTCGTTCCTTTTTCTTCTATCCGTTCCGCAGGAACAAAAGTTCCGTACAAAGACGACGAATTAATCGTTCGTGAGCTTAAAGAAGATTCCTTTGAAGGATTTGACATAGCTCTTTTTTCCGCAGGCGGCAGTACTTCCGAAAAGTTTGCTCCTCTGGCTGTAAAAGCTGGGTGCGTTGTAATCGATAATTCCAACGCATGGAGAATGGACCCTAAGGTTCCTCTTGTTGTTCCGGAAGTTAATCCCGATGATCTTGACTGGCATCCAGGCATAATCGCCAACCCGAACTGTTCTACAATACAGCTTGTTGTAGCTCTGAAACCTATTCATGATGAAGCTAAGATTAAGCGTATAGTCGTTTCTACATATCAGGCCGTTTCCGGCACCGGGCAAAAAGCTATCAATGAACTTGAAACTCAGGTTACCAGGCTTTTCAACGGCAAAGAAATTGTCTCCGATGTTTACCCGCATCAGATTGCATTTAACTGTCTGCCGCAGATTGATATCTTCCTTGAGAATGGATACACCAAGGAAGAAATGAAAATGGTCAATGAAACCAAGAAGATAATGGGTGATGACTCCATTAAACTTACTGCAACAACAGTACGTGTTCCTGTTTTCTACTGTCATTCAGAGTCTGTGAATATTGAAACTGTTGAAAAACTTACTGTGAGAGATTGCAGAAATATTCTTGCATCTGCTCCCGGAGTTACCGTTATAGACTATCCTGAAAAGGGTCAGTATCCTATGGCAATTGACTGTGCCGGTGAAGATGATGTTTTTGTCGGCAGAATCCGTGAAGATGAAACCATTGAAAACGGTATTAATATGTGGGTTGTTTCAGACAATATCCGTAAAGGTGCAGCTCTTAATACTGTGCAGATTGCTGAAACTCTTATTGCACGCAACCTTGTTCGTGTAGCTTAA
- a CDS encoding aminodeoxychorismate lyase → MIKKVDSEQYLDAMLNAMRAGTEKVRAFYEHRIGFVCTDPKLMLMPWDDHLVHRGDGVFETMKFVNGKLYQLDPHLRRMKRSATTIHLQPPCSWEELSEIILDVCSAAECESGLVRVLLGRGVGGFGISPYECPVPSLYIVVYQYDPKPESWYEKGLTAFKTSIPAKQPYLATIKSIDYLPNVLMKREALEQGFDMPFCFDRMGFLAEGATENVCIVDAGGTIKVPEFNNALAGTTMLRAIQLIADEFPVDYCAISEEDILLAKEVIVCGTSIDAVGVVRFNKKPIHDVRPGPVCKRMRELLAKDVEENGTVLKKY, encoded by the coding sequence TTGATCAAAAAAGTAGATAGCGAACAATATCTCGATGCGATGCTTAATGCTATGCGCGCCGGAACTGAAAAGGTCCGTGCTTTTTACGAGCATAGAATAGGGTTTGTATGCACTGATCCTAAATTAATGCTTATGCCGTGGGATGATCATCTGGTTCATCGCGGAGATGGCGTTTTTGAAACCATGAAATTTGTAAACGGAAAGCTTTATCAGCTTGATCCTCATTTACGCAGAATGAAGAGATCTGCCACCACAATACATCTTCAGCCCCCATGTTCATGGGAGGAACTGTCCGAGATCATTTTGGATGTCTGCAGCGCAGCCGAATGTGAATCCGGTCTTGTGCGGGTTCTCCTTGGCAGAGGCGTCGGAGGTTTCGGTATCAGCCCGTACGAGTGTCCGGTTCCGTCATTATATATTGTTGTTTATCAATACGATCCAAAGCCTGAGTCTTGGTATGAAAAGGGTCTTACAGCTTTTAAAACCTCAATACCGGCAAAACAGCCATATTTAGCAACAATCAAATCAATTGATTATTTACCGAATGTATTGATGAAGCGTGAAGCTCTTGAACAAGGGTTTGATATGCCGTTTTGTTTCGATCGCATGGGCTTTTTAGCAGAAGGCGCAACTGAGAATGTCTGCATCGTTGATGCAGGCGGGACAATCAAAGTTCCCGAATTTAATAATGCTTTAGCTGGAACAACTATGCTCAGGGCTATTCAGTTGATAGCTGACGAATTTCCTGTAGATTATTGCGCAATTTCTGAAGAAGATATTCTCTTGGCAAAAGAAGTAATAGTTTGCGGAACCTCAATTGACGCAGTCGGAGTAGTCAGATTTAATAAAAAACCGATTCATGATGTAAGGCCCGGTCCTGTATGTAAACGTATGCGTGAATTGCTTGCGAAAGATGTAGAAGAAAATGGAACTGTTTTAAAGAAGTATTAG
- a CDS encoding CatA-like O-acetyltransferase, translated as MKNDILESALNTNSVMRNLDMESWERRDHFTFFQNLKSCNYGVTIQQDVTELLKFRENIKDSGESIRFSDVLYFFAMKSVNAIPEFMTRIVDGKPVIFDKVHPAFTYISKGCTLHSNCLAKYADNYAQQAKNIEISRLNTDKNPTLTPENGEKQNLIYFSIAVGIPFTSLSNPWGDCNIDSVPRIIFGQVTESETGKKILPVSIELLHSLADGKHVAEFFRLFGEMCTNPEKHINI; from the coding sequence ATGAAGAATGATATACTAGAATCAGCTCTTAACACAAACAGCGTTATGCGTAATTTAGATATGGAAAGCTGGGAAAGGCGTGACCATTTTACCTTCTTCCAGAATTTAAAATCATGTAATTACGGGGTTACCATACAGCAGGATGTTACCGAACTTTTAAAGTTCAGAGAAAATATTAAGGATTCCGGCGAATCAATCCGCTTTTCCGACGTATTATATTTTTTCGCCATGAAATCTGTTAACGCAATTCCTGAATTCATGACAAGAATTGTAGACGGAAAACCTGTCATTTTTGACAAGGTTCACCCCGCCTTCACGTATATTTCAAAGGGTTGCACTCTGCACTCTAACTGTTTGGCAAAATATGCTGATAATTACGCGCAGCAGGCAAAAAACATAGAAATTTCCCGTCTAAACACAGATAAAAATCCAACCTTGACGCCTGAAAACGGCGAAAAACAAAATCTAATATATTTCAGTATTGCTGTCGGAATTCCGTTCACTTCTCTCTCAAACCCTTGGGGAGACTGCAACATTGATTCCGTTCCGCGGATAATCTTCGGGCAAGTGACAGAATCAGAAACAGGAAAGAAGATATTACCTGTCTCAATAGAATTACTGCACAGTCTGGCAGATGGAAAACATGTAGCCGAATTCTTCAGGTTATTCGGAGAAATGTGCACTAACCCCGAAAAGCATATAAATATTTAA
- a CDS encoding CgeB family protein: MTKRIYTVEPVEESSRLTDVRILIEGKVWHLWGRKGDERERTLVGVSDKGAHTLPVLFGAGLGVCIEKLLERGPVAVVDNDPQIAKLTGADRFRDHPQVLWIDGKPAEVLNSLKEWQNVNGGRSFEIIKIPLYLRLDPDWYAVIANTLAEMEKTEDGFDFWEQVKYPKFQNVKPKILFLNRPYFLTGEIISALDRLGISYRTVDIGLGDTVRDGFVEDLLKSVVEFKPDFALTVNHFGIDREGKLTDLLLKLKLPLASWFVDNPHLVLYRYKDISPELTAIFTYDAGNLEIMHDKGYGNVFYLPLATDPCRFKAGIKGKNSWRAKVSFVGNSMADAVANTLLGAKLPANISNKYQQLAAEFCESADISVEEYFKKNHPQVLEAIEGFATDEQKLSFEALITWEATRQYRLSCIKELLSFNPLIVGDCGWHVLLDNKGWHYLSSLDYYTDLPAFYPMSDVSFNCTSRQMKGAVNQRIFDVPACGGFILTDYREQMENLFEPENEIISYRNVKEIPQVLERCIKDKKMRARVSAAALKRILFEHTYEHRLISLMDKMRKTFG; encoded by the coding sequence ATGACAAAACGTATATATACAGTCGAACCTGTCGAAGAATCTTCCAGACTCACCGATGTTCGAATTTTGATCGAAGGTAAGGTTTGGCATCTTTGGGGCCGTAAAGGGGATGAGCGAGAAAGAACTCTTGTCGGTGTATCTGATAAGGGAGCCCATACTCTTCCTGTTCTTTTCGGGGCAGGGTTAGGTGTCTGTATAGAAAAATTGCTTGAGCGCGGACCTGTGGCCGTTGTAGATAATGATCCGCAAATTGCAAAGCTGACAGGTGCTGATCGTTTCAGGGATCATCCTCAGGTTCTATGGATTGATGGAAAACCTGCTGAAGTTTTAAATTCACTTAAAGAATGGCAGAATGTTAATGGCGGGCGATCATTTGAAATTATTAAAATACCATTATATTTGCGCCTTGATCCAGATTGGTACGCAGTCATTGCGAATACTCTCGCAGAGATGGAAAAAACTGAGGATGGTTTTGATTTTTGGGAGCAGGTAAAATATCCTAAGTTTCAAAATGTGAAACCTAAAATACTTTTTTTAAACCGCCCATACTTTTTAACCGGTGAAATAATTTCTGCCTTGGATCGTCTAGGTATTTCTTATCGCACCGTTGATATCGGGCTGGGTGACACAGTTCGTGATGGTTTTGTTGAAGATTTATTAAAATCAGTAGTTGAATTTAAGCCAGATTTTGCTCTCACTGTTAATCACTTTGGAATAGACAGGGAAGGGAAGCTGACGGATCTACTTTTGAAGTTAAAGCTGCCTTTAGCCTCATGGTTTGTGGATAACCCCCATTTAGTGCTTTACCGTTACAAGGATATTTCACCAGAACTTACGGCAATTTTTACTTATGATGCCGGTAATTTAGAAATTATGCATGATAAGGGATACGGTAACGTTTTTTATTTGCCGCTCGCTACAGATCCCTGTCGATTTAAGGCTGGCATAAAAGGTAAAAACAGTTGGCGGGCGAAGGTTTCGTTTGTTGGGAATTCTATGGCTGACGCGGTCGCAAACACTCTTTTAGGCGCAAAATTACCTGCGAACATCAGTAATAAATATCAACAGCTCGCAGCTGAATTTTGTGAATCTGCCGACATTTCCGTTGAAGAATATTTTAAGAAAAATCATCCTCAGGTTTTAGAAGCTATTGAAGGATTTGCAACGGATGAACAAAAATTATCCTTTGAAGCTTTAATAACGTGGGAGGCAACACGTCAGTACAGGCTGTCATGCATCAAGGAGCTTCTTAGTTTCAACCCGCTTATTGTTGGGGACTGCGGATGGCATGTACTGCTTGATAATAAAGGTTGGCATTACCTTTCTTCTTTGGATTATTATACTGATCTTCCGGCCTTTTATCCAATGTCGGATGTCAGTTTCAATTGTACCAGCAGGCAGATGAAGGGGGCTGTAAATCAGCGTATTTTTGATGTTCCGGCATGCGGAGGCTTTATTCTTACAGATTACCGCGAGCAGATGGAAAACCTTTTCGAGCCGGAAAACGAGATTATTTCGTATAGAAATGTTAAAGAAATACCTCAGGTGCTGGAAAGATGTATTAAGGATAAGAAAATGAGAGCGAGAGTTAGTGCTGCCGCTCTGAAAAGGATATTATTCGAACATACTTATGAACACAGACTGATAAGCCTCATGGATAAAATGAGGAAAACCTTCGGGTAA